A single genomic interval of Deltaproteobacteria bacterium harbors:
- a CDS encoding PTS sugar transporter subunit IIC — translation MGAPDPAAPAAPAPAPAEAATGLQRTSARLRGFAEALGRQPHLLSVRDGVVGALPLLLVGSVFLLAAQPPSAKLMELVKPYQDTLLIPYRMLGGVLGLYVCFGCAFALAKRYGLDPLSNALGSAATFLVALGPVKLAASGSGIALERLGAGGMFGAISLAIFFVELTRQFEKRRWTIQLPGGAPEVVVRSFAALIPTFVAIVVVFTVVHLLHIDIVGLAAQLAQHLVHAGNALPAAWAVVLIDSGMWLLGLHASAVLAAFRPVWLEMLVENMNAAAAGLPLPNVGVQELFQFFVWQGGSGGTLAVALWLLRAKSSALRGVGKLAAVPAFFNINEPILFGLPMVLNGALAVPFICAPLVTATTTWCAMHFDLVARPRVEVIWTLPAPIGAYLTTGGDVRAVVLSLVNLALSFAIYAPFLRRYDRRMLEKEQAAQAVEPVA, via the coding sequence CTGGGCGCGCCCGACCCAGCCGCGCCCGCTGCGCCTGCACCCGCGCCGGCTGAAGCGGCCACGGGACTCCAACGCACCAGCGCCAGGCTGCGTGGCTTCGCCGAGGCGCTCGGCAGACAGCCGCACCTGCTCTCCGTTCGGGACGGCGTGGTGGGCGCGCTCCCGCTGCTGCTGGTGGGCTCGGTGTTCCTGCTCGCCGCGCAGCCGCCGAGCGCGAAGTTGATGGAGCTGGTGAAGCCGTACCAGGACACGCTCCTCATCCCCTACCGGATGCTGGGCGGCGTGCTCGGCTTGTACGTGTGCTTCGGCTGCGCGTTCGCGCTGGCCAAGCGCTACGGGCTGGATCCGCTGTCGAACGCGCTGGGCTCGGCGGCCACCTTTCTGGTCGCGCTGGGACCGGTGAAGCTCGCCGCGAGCGGCTCGGGCATCGCGCTCGAACGCCTGGGCGCGGGCGGCATGTTCGGCGCCATCTCGCTCGCCATCTTCTTCGTGGAGCTCACCCGGCAGTTCGAGAAGCGGCGCTGGACGATTCAGTTGCCGGGCGGCGCGCCCGAGGTCGTCGTCCGATCGTTCGCCGCGCTGATTCCCACGTTCGTGGCCATCGTCGTCGTCTTCACGGTGGTGCACCTGCTGCACATCGACATCGTGGGGCTCGCCGCGCAGCTCGCGCAGCACCTGGTCCACGCAGGCAACGCGCTGCCCGCAGCCTGGGCCGTGGTGCTCATCGACTCGGGGATGTGGCTGCTGGGGCTGCACGCGTCGGCGGTGCTGGCCGCGTTCCGACCGGTGTGGCTGGAGATGCTGGTGGAGAACATGAACGCCGCCGCGGCCGGACTGCCGCTGCCGAACGTGGGCGTGCAGGAGCTCTTCCAGTTCTTCGTGTGGCAGGGCGGCTCCGGCGGCACGCTCGCCGTGGCGCTGTGGCTCCTGCGCGCGAAGAGCTCGGCCCTGCGCGGCGTGGGCAAGCTGGCGGCGGTGCCGGCGTTCTTCAACATCAACGAGCCCATCCTCTTCGGGCTGCCCATGGTGCTCAACGGCGCCCTGGCGGTGCCCTTCATCTGCGCGCCGCTGGTCACGGCCACCACCACCTGGTGCGCGATGCACTTCGACCTGGTGGCCCGGCCGCGCGTCGAGGTGATCTGGACGCTGCCCGCGCCCATCGGCGCCTACCTGACCACCGGCGGCGACGTGCGAGCGGTGGTGCTCTCGCTCGTCAACCTGGCGCTGAGCTTCGCCATCTACGCGCCCTTCCTCCGGCGCTACGACCGGCGCATGCTGGAGAAGGAGCAGGCGGCGCAGGCCGTGGAGCCGGTGGCGTGA